In Luteipulveratus mongoliensis, the DNA window AGGTGCGAGGGGGAGCGGTGAGCAGACAGATCGACGCGGGGCAGCTGTCCGAGCAGGTGCTCGACCTGATCGCCGGCCTACAGCCGGGCGACGACCTGGTGATCACGCGCGCCGGCGAGCCCATCGCGACGATCACGCCCTACGACAGCGTCCTCGAGGGCACGGTCATGCTGCCGGACGCACCGGCCGACGTGCCGCCCAGCACGGCGTACGACGGAGTCACGGTGGTGGCCACGGCGATGAAGCTGTCGGCCGAGGCACGCAGCCGCCTGTCGGCCGAGATGGGCGGCGAGGTCGCCGTGATCGACATGATGGATGTGGTGCCCGGCATCGAGGTCAATGTCCTGCTGATCCCGGCGGCGAGCGCGCACGCCGTGGGCATCCTGAGGCGGCAGTTCCCCGTGGCTCGGATCGTCGTCACGGAGATCGAGGACGAAGAGCTCAACGTCAGCTACGCGGGGCCGGTGCGGCGCCTGCTCGAGGCCGGCGCTGACTCCTACTTGGCGTCCTCGACGATTAGCCACCTCGCCACACAGCTCGAGGCGGAGGTCCTACCGGCACGTCGTCAGCTCGAGAGTGGCGGGGGAGCCCGGTACGAGCTGGAGGGCTGACGGGACAGCGCACCCCGGCGGTGCTCAGGGTTCGGACCGGACCACCGTCATCACGGCGCCGGGCAGCTCGACACGTGACCCAGGGCGTACTTGCCGGGCCCGGCGCGTCTCGACCTCGCCGTCGACGCTCACCCGGCCGGTCTGGATCAGCTCGCGCGCCTCGGCGCCGTCCTCGACCAGACCGGACAGCTTGAGCAGCTGTCCGAGCTTGATGGCCTCGTCGCGGATAGGGACCTCGATGACCGGTTCGGACGTCATGGAGGCATCGTGTCATCCCGAATCTTTGCCAAAGGCTGCAAAACACCCTCTTGCCGACGGCCGCGGGATCGGTCAGTGTTTAGCGCCTGGAGCTCGCGCAGTTTGGCCTCCACCGTTTGACGTATGCCGGGTGCATCTGTCTACGGTGACTGCGCTAGTTGACGTTGCGACGAGTTGGACGGAGGCCTGGTGCGCTCGGGCAGTACGAACGCGGGTGAAATTTCCCCTGCTGGAGACGCATGGAGCAGCGCCACAGACTCGTCAGTGTCCAAGCGCGTAACGCTTTATCAATCCCAGGCGATAGATGGACAGATTGCGCAGGTTCCCCTGCGCGACCTGGCAGCTGCCGCTCGGGAGGGCGACCAGTCTGCAGTCGATCAGTTGATGGGGGCAGTGCATCAGATCGCGGTTCGGTACGCCCGAGCCCGGCTGGGCGCTTTTCCCGGAGCAGCGGACGCCGCACAGGATGCGGCACAGGAGGTGTGCGTGGCCGTGCTGACAGCGCTCCCTCGCTATGCCGACCGTGGCGTCCCCTTCGAGGCCTTCGTCTACCGCATCGCTTCGCACAAGGTGGCCGACGTCCAGCGTGGCGTGATCCGCCGTCCGGTGCCCACCGAGGACGTCCCGGACACGGTCGACCTCTCGGCCGGTCCGGAGGAGTCCGCGCTGCGCGCAGATCAGGCCGCCCGCGTCTGGTCTCTCATGGACAAGCTCTCGCCGCAGCACCGCGAGATCATCACGCTTCGAGTCGCCGTCGGCATGTCCGCGGAGGAGACCGCGCAGGCCCTGGGCATGACGGCCGGCGCCGTTCGCGTTGCTCAGCACCGCGCGCTCGGCCGGCTGCGCGACATGATCGAGAACGACGATCAGGGGCTGCGATGACACCGCCCTCTATCGATCGCATTCGCAAGGACGACCAGTTCCTGGACGCCCTTGGTGGGCGCGGTGGCCCCGCAGACGGTTCTGACCTCTCGGGCCTCCTGCAGTCGTGGGTCGATGAGATCGACAGCACGCCGGCTGCCAGCTCCGCAGGCGCCAAGCGGATGCGTCGCCGCCTGCTGCAGACCGGCGCTGCCGCTGGTCTGGCGTTCGCCACACTTTCGGTGAGCTCGATGGCCGCGGCCGTCACCGGCACCCAGGTTCCCGTGCTCTACCAGCTCGGCTCGATGGCTGGCGGCATCTTCGGCGGCACGACTCAGCAGCCCGCGCAGAGCCTGCTGGGCTCGGGCAGCTCCACCAGCAGCGACGGTTCCAACGAGGCCGGGTCAACCGACTCCTCCTCGGAGGACGGCAGCTCCAGTACCTACGGTCCGCCGGTGCCGAGCAGCAGCGCGACCGCTCTGCCACAGCTGCCGGATCCGTCCGGCAACTGGCCCGGCACCGGTCAGCGGCCGCCGTCCGAGGCCACGTCCTCGGACGGGACGTCCACCTCGTCGAGTTCTGACGGCTCGTCCACGTCGGGCACCCCGACGGGCACACCGACGTCGACCAGCACCCGCACCGGACCTGCTCCGGTGCCGACCACGACCCCCACGACCAGCCCACGGCGCAAGCCGCCGCCCACGCACCCTGGGGATCCGACGAGCACGTTGCCGTCGTCGACCTCGAGTGGCTGGTGGCCCTTCCCGTGGCCGACGCTGACGCTGCCGCTCAATCTGCCCACCAGCAGCTCGACGTCCAGCCTGTCCACGTCCAGCACTGCCAACTGATTCGTCCGCTGTCGGGGACCACTGGTGTGGCACCTACAATTGGGCAATGGTCTCCTCGCCCGATCAGTCCGCGGTGCCGCCCATGAGTGAGCAGCCTTCGATCCCAGCGCATTTCGGCCAGCTCGGGCTGACTTACGACGACGTCCTCCTGCTGCCCGGAGAGACCGACGTCATCCCCAGTGAGGTGGACACCACCGCACGCCTCACGCGTGAGCTGTCGATCCGCGTCCCGCTCATCTCTGCGGCAATGGACACCGTGACCGAGTCCCGGATGGCGATTGCCATGGCGCGACAGGGCGGCATCGGTGTCCTGCACCGCAACCTGTCGATCGAGGACCAGGCCGAGCAGGTCGACCTCGTCAAGCGCACCCAGACGGGCATCATCTCCAACCCGGTGACCATCGGCGCTGACGCGACGCTGGAGGACCTCGACGAGACCTGCGGCCGCTATCGCGTCTCGGGGCTTCCCGTCGTCGATGTCGATGACCACCTGATCGGCATCTGTACCAACCGCGACCTGCGCTTCACCCCGGTTGCCGAGTGGGCGACCACCAAGGTCGGCGAGGTCATGACCCCGATGCCGCTGGTGACGGCTCCGGTCGGCATCAGTCGCGAGGACGCGACGGCGCTGCTGCGCCAGCACAAGCGGGAGCGGCTGCCGATCGTCGATGACAGCGGTCGGCTCGCAGGGCTCATCACCGTCAAGGACTTCGTGAAGTCCGAGCAGTTCCCCCAGGCCTCCAAGGATGCTGACGGCCGTCTGCTCGTGGCCGGCGCGGTCGGCTACTTCGGCGACGCGTGGGAGCGTGCGGCCACGCTGGTCGAGGCCGGCGTCGATGTCCTCGTGCCCGATGTCGCCAACGGTCACGCGCGTCTCATGC includes these proteins:
- a CDS encoding type II toxin-antitoxin system Phd/YefM family antitoxin; translated protein: MSRQIDAGQLSEQVLDLIAGLQPGDDLVITRAGEPIATITPYDSVLEGTVMLPDAPADVPPSTAYDGVTVVATAMKLSAEARSRLSAEMGGEVAVIDMMDVVPGIEVNVLLIPAASAHAVGILRRQFPVARIVVTEIEDEELNVSYAGPVRRLLEAGADSYLASSTISHLATQLEAEVLPARRQLESGGGARYELEG
- a CDS encoding RNA-binding S4 domain-containing protein yields the protein MTSEPVIEVPIRDEAIKLGQLLKLSGLVEDGAEARELIQTGRVSVDGEVETRRARQVRPGSRVELPGAVMTVVRSEP
- the shbA gene encoding RNA polymerase sigma factor ShbA, which translates into the protein MSKRVTLYQSQAIDGQIAQVPLRDLAAAAREGDQSAVDQLMGAVHQIAVRYARARLGAFPGAADAAQDAAQEVCVAVLTALPRYADRGVPFEAFVYRIASHKVADVQRGVIRRPVPTEDVPDTVDLSAGPEESALRADQAARVWSLMDKLSPQHREIITLRVAVGMSAEETAQALGMTAGAVRVAQHRALGRLRDMIENDDQGLR
- the guaB gene encoding IMP dehydrogenase, translated to MSEQPSIPAHFGQLGLTYDDVLLLPGETDVIPSEVDTTARLTRELSIRVPLISAAMDTVTESRMAIAMARQGGIGVLHRNLSIEDQAEQVDLVKRTQTGIISNPVTIGADATLEDLDETCGRYRVSGLPVVDVDDHLIGICTNRDLRFTPVAEWATTKVGEVMTPMPLVTAPVGISREDATALLRQHKRERLPIVDDSGRLAGLITVKDFVKSEQFPQASKDADGRLLVAGAVGYFGDAWERAATLVEAGVDVLVPDVANGHARLMLDMIRKLKSDPATKHVQVIGGNVATRAGAQALVDAGVDAVKVGVGPGSICTTRVVAGVGVPQVTAIYDAALACKAAGVPVIGDGGLQHSGDIAKALVAGADTVMVGSLLAGCEESPGELVLVNGKQFKAYRGMGSMGAMASRGKKSFSKDRYFQADVASDDELVPEGIEGRVPYRGPLGTVVHQLVGGLHQSMFYVGARTVPELKERGQFVRITTAGLKESHPHDVQGIVEAPNYSGR